A window of the Emys orbicularis isolate rEmyOrb1 chromosome 1, rEmyOrb1.hap1, whole genome shotgun sequence genome harbors these coding sequences:
- the LOC135889624 gene encoding epidermal differentiation-specific protein-like, whose product MNGIIIYEHINFHGKSKEFTCDIADLKPVGWDHCVSSVKVTGQPWVAYEHPNYSGKFLVFEEGEYSFVGEDMNDKISSLKLITENLKNPKITLYEHANYEGEIKVVTEATSLSKGSFNDRVSSHKVQSGAWLLCEHEDGSGLNYVARKDEQLPNYESIDFNDKLSFLRPLRAGWC is encoded by the coding sequence ATGAATGGGATCATCATTTATGAGCATATAAACTTCCATGGTAAATCCAAAGAATTCACTTGTGACATCGCTGACTTGAAGCCCGTAGGGTGGGACCACTGTGTCTCCTCTGTAAAGGTCACTGGCCAACCCTGGGTGGCCTATGAGCATCCTAATTATTCAGGCAAGTTCCTGGTGTTTGAGGAAGGTGAATACAGCTTTGTTGGTGAAGATATGAATGACAAGATCAGTTCTCTCAAGTTGATTACTGAAAACCTGAAGAATCCCAAGATCACCCTGTATGAACATGCCAACTATGAAGGGGAGATCAAGGTGGTAACAGAAGCAACCAGTCTGAGCAAGGGATCTTTCAATGACCGAGTGTCTTCCCATAAGGTGCAGAGCGGTGCCTGGCTATTGTGTGAACATGAGGATGGAAGCGGCTTGAATTATGTTGCCCGGAAAGATGAACAGCTTCCAAACTATGAATCGATCGATTTCAATGACAAGCTTTCATTTCTGCGTCCCCTGAGAGCCGGCTGGTGCTAG